Within Pseudomonas cichorii, the genomic segment GGTTTCGCACTGTTCAACGACATCGAGATCGCAGCACCATGAGCCGTTACGTCCTTGGCCGGATTGCCCAGGCGCTGCTGGTACTCTGGGGTGCCTACAGCATCACTTATTTCATTCTGTATCTGCTGCCCGGCGACACACTGTCCATCATGCTCAGTGCCTCCGGGGTCGAGATCGATGCTCTGTCAGAGCAGGACCTCGCCCAGGCCAGGTCCTATTACGGGCTGGACCGCAGCGCCTTCGAGCAATATGTCGATCTGTTATGGGGTGCGATCCACGGTGACTTCGGCAATTCACTGACGCTCAACCGCCCCGTTTCAGAAGTGCTGGTCGAGCGGCTGCCGCAAACCATGGCGCTGGCGGGCCTGGCGATTGTCCTGTCGCTGATTGGCGGGGTTGGTCTGGCTTACCTCACCGCTTACGTGCGCTGGCAGCCGTTGAAAGTTGCCCTGTCGCGTCTGCCTTCGCTGGGCTTTTCGGTGCCGGTGTTCTGGATGGGGCTGTTGCTGATCCAGTTGTTCGCCTTCAGCCTCGGCTGGTTTCCGGCAACCGGCAATGAGGGCTTTTCCAGCCTGATATTGCCTGCGGTCACCCTGGCGATTCCCAGTGCAGCGGTGTACGCCCAGGTGCTGTTGCGCGGCTTTCAGGGTGTGTGGAAAGAGCCCTACATCATCACTGCCTACGCCAAAGGCCTGAGCCGCGCTCAGGTCCAGGCACGCCATGCGTTCAAGAACGCGGCCTTGCCCCTGCTGACACTGATCGGCCTGCAAGTGGGCAATACCGTTTCCGGCGCCGTGCTGGTGGAAACCATCTTCGCCCGCTCTGGGATCGGTCGTCTTGTCCAGGAAGCGGTGCTGCGCCAGGACATTCCGGTGGTACTCGCCATCGTCGCCGTCTCGGCTGCCGCTTTCGTTGTGGTCAATCTGATCGTTGACCTGCTCTACCCCGCGCTGGATCCGCGCATTGCCCACACGCCAAAGGTCTCCTGACACCATGA encodes:
- a CDS encoding ABC transporter permease; this translates as MSRYVLGRIAQALLVLWGAYSITYFILYLLPGDTLSIMLSASGVEIDALSEQDLAQARSYYGLDRSAFEQYVDLLWGAIHGDFGNSLTLNRPVSEVLVERLPQTMALAGLAIVLSLIGGVGLAYLTAYVRWQPLKVALSRLPSLGFSVPVFWMGLLLIQLFAFSLGWFPATGNEGFSSLILPAVTLAIPSAAVYAQVLLRGFQGVWKEPYIITAYAKGLSRAQVQARHAFKNAALPLLTLIGLQVGNTVSGAVLVETIFARSGIGRLVQEAVLRQDIPVVLAIVAVSAAAFVVVNLIVDLLYPALDPRIAHTPKVS